In Haematobia irritans isolate KBUSLIRL chromosome 1, ASM5000362v1, whole genome shotgun sequence, a genomic segment contains:
- the LOC142222250 gene encoding BTB/POZ domain-containing protein KCTD16-like, translating into MTEIVELNVGGVHYTTTLDSLLHEKDSLLHEMFSDKRDSLLKDSKGRYFLDRDGVLFRYILDYLRDKALNLPEGFREKQRLQKEAEHFKLQGMLNCMRKERESRSPGSITLGYRGSFQFGKDGLADVKFRKLSRILVCGRVALCREVFGDTLNESRDPDHGGPDRYTSRFFLKHCFIEQSFDMLHEQGFRLAGSCGSGTAGSAAEPKPGVDAEENRWNHYNEFVFVRD; encoded by the coding sequence ATGACCGAAATTGTTGAACTAAATGTGGGTGGTGTCCACTATACCACCACTTTGGATTCTTTGTTGCATGAAAAGGATTCACTGCTTCATGAAATGTTCTCCGATAAACGCGATAGCCTGCTAAAGGATAGCAAAGGCCGTTATTTCCTGGATCGCGATGGTGTTCTCTTCCGTTACATTTTGGATTATTTACGTGATAAGGCTCTAAATTTACCCGAGGGTTTCCGTGAGAAGCAACGCCTGCAAAAGGAAGCTGAACATTTTAAATTGCAGGGCATGTTGAATTGTATGCGTAAGGAAAGGGAATCGCGCTCACCGGGCAGCATTACATTGGGCTATCGTGGCAGTTTTCAATTTGGCAAAGATGGTTTGGCTGATGTTAAATTCCGTAAACTTTCCCGTATCCTGGTCTGTGGTCGTGTGGCCTTGTGCCGTGAAGTCTTTGGTGATACCCTTAATGAATCTCGTGATCCAGATCATGGTGGTCCCGATCGTTATACATCACGTTTCTTCCTGAAGCATTGTTTCATCGAACAATCCTTTGATATGCTCCATGAACAAGGTTTTCGTTTGGCGGGTAGCTGTGGATCCGGAACTGCTGGTTCAGCGGCTGAACCTAAACCTGGTGTTGATGCTGAAGAGAATCGATGGAATCATtacaatgaatttgtttttgttagggATTAA